One genomic region from Methanonatronarchaeum thermophilum encodes:
- a CDS encoding uracil-DNA glycosylase has protein sequence MEIKNCRKCQLHKNRTNIVTGHGPTNAETMLIGEAPGKQEDKQSKPFVGKAGKILTQTLENTGIQKNNLYITNVIKCRPPKNRDPNKKEMEACKQHLQTQIKQINPTYIICLGRIASKQLTGKNIKLKNKHGTFLRTTKEYGKKKAYITYHPAATIYNKKLKQTIKKDLQKFKQIQTLGQTQN, from the coding sequence ATGGAAATCAAAAACTGCAGAAAATGCCAACTACACAAAAACAGAACAAACATAGTAACAGGCCATGGCCCCACAAACGCCGAAACAATGCTAATAGGCGAAGCACCAGGAAAACAAGAAGACAAACAATCCAAACCATTCGTAGGCAAAGCAGGAAAAATACTAACACAAACACTAGAAAACACAGGAATACAAAAAAACAACCTATACATAACAAACGTAATAAAATGCCGACCACCCAAAAACAGAGACCCAAACAAAAAAGAAATGGAAGCCTGCAAACAACACCTACAAACACAAATCAAACAAATCAACCCCACATACATAATCTGCCTAGGAAGAATCGCCTCCAAACAACTAACAGGCAAAAACATAAAACTCAAAAACAAACACGGAACATTCCTACGAACAACCAAAGAATACGGAAAAAAGAAAGCCTACATAACATACCACCCAGCAGCAACAATATACAACAAAAAACTAAAACAAACAATAAAAAAAGACCTACAAAAATTCAAACAAATACAAACACTAGGCCAAACACAAAACTAA
- a CDS encoding type II glyceraldehyde-3-phosphate dehydrogenase, which produces MNCKVGINGFGTIGKRIADAVSLQNDMEIVGVSKTSPNYESKLALDRGYPLYCAIPDRISEFRDKGMDVEGDLNDLIDESDIIVDCTPGGVGAKNSELYKKAGVKAIYQGGEDHQVADFSFNSLVNYEEAYGRDQTRVVSCNTTALCRTLYPIKKQYGINKVRATMIRRGGDPKQDNRGPINAIKPKMKVPSHHGPDVMTVIPDIEIDTTAVKVPTTIMHFHSINIELKNKNTKPEDIIKTLEETPRVTLVTEEHGIESTAQIIELARDANRPRNDVWEIPVWKESIVIKNNELYYFQAVHQESDVVPENIDAIRAMTKLEKNPTKSIQKTDKNLQLNPMI; this is translated from the coding sequence ATGAATTGTAAAGTTGGAATAAATGGTTTTGGAACTATAGGTAAAAGAATAGCTGATGCTGTTTCACTTCAAAACGACATGGAGATAGTTGGTGTTTCAAAAACATCTCCTAACTATGAAAGCAAACTAGCTTTAGATCGAGGATACCCATTGTATTGCGCAATACCAGATAGGATTTCAGAGTTCAGAGACAAAGGAATGGATGTAGAAGGAGACCTAAACGACCTTATAGACGAATCTGACATAATAGTTGACTGCACACCCGGTGGAGTAGGAGCGAAAAACAGTGAACTATATAAAAAAGCTGGAGTCAAAGCGATATACCAAGGTGGAGAAGACCATCAAGTAGCTGATTTCTCCTTCAACTCACTAGTGAACTACGAAGAAGCATATGGACGAGACCAAACAAGAGTCGTCTCATGCAACACAACCGCTTTATGCAGAACACTATACCCAATCAAAAAACAATACGGAATCAACAAAGTCCGAGCCACAATGATAAGGCGAGGAGGCGACCCCAAACAGGACAACCGTGGACCAATAAACGCCATAAAACCCAAAATGAAAGTACCAAGCCACCACGGCCCCGACGTAATGACAGTGATACCAGACATAGAAATCGATACAACAGCAGTAAAAGTACCAACAACAATAATGCACTTCCACTCAATAAACATAGAACTCAAAAACAAAAACACAAAACCTGAAGACATAATCAAAACACTCGAAGAAACACCAAGAGTAACCCTAGTCACCGAAGAACATGGCATCGAATCAACCGCCCAAATAATAGAACTAGCAAGAGACGCAAACAGACCAAGAAACGACGTATGGGAAATACCAGTCTGGAAAGAATCAATAGTCATCAAAAACAACGAACTATACTACTTCCAAGCAGTACACCAAGAATCCGACGTAGTACCAGAAAACATAGACGCAATCCGCGCAATGACAAAACTCGAAAAAAACCCAACAAAATCCATACAAAAAACAGACAAAAACCTACAACTAAACCCAATGATATAA
- a CDS encoding aminotransferase class V-fold PLP-dependent enzyme: MNINVRDKFPLTERVVYLDNAATSLTPTPVLQEMNGYYNEYCANVDRGVHHLSKLASHRYKDAHKKIGEFIGCNENEVVLTKNTTEAINQVACGLDWSKGDHVITTVMEHHSNFVPWLRLKEKGVEVDIVGIKNGAVDINEVREKIKSKTRLIAVCHASNVLGTINPIEEIGEICRENDIYYLVDGAQSTPHIPIDVAKYNCDFFCFSGHKMLGPTGIGVLYCKQQHLDKIKPLLVGGGNVSNVTEKTFDLKKGHKGIESGTPHIAGAIGLTKAIEILNKIGLKKIQKHEQKLNKILIEELAEINSIDILYPDIDRTGVISFNIEGQDPHQTAIHLDQKNIIVRSGNHCSQPLVEHHNYNKILRTSNYLYNTEQEIKKLTQTIKKTI, from the coding sequence ATGAATATTAATGTTAGAGATAAATTTCCTTTAACCGAGAGGGTTGTGTATCTTGATAATGCTGCAACAAGTTTAACTCCGACACCCGTGTTGCAGGAGATGAATGGGTACTACAACGAGTATTGTGCAAATGTTGATCGTGGGGTTCATCATCTATCGAAACTTGCATCACATCGATATAAAGATGCTCACAAAAAAATCGGTGAGTTTATTGGCTGCAATGAAAACGAGGTTGTTTTAACAAAGAATACAACTGAGGCGATAAACCAGGTTGCCTGCGGCCTTGATTGGAGTAAAGGGGACCATGTTATCACAACTGTGATGGAGCATCACTCCAATTTTGTACCTTGGTTAAGGTTGAAGGAAAAAGGAGTTGAAGTAGACATAGTTGGTATAAAAAACGGTGCTGTGGATATCAACGAGGTTAGAGAAAAAATAAAATCCAAAACAAGGTTAATCGCTGTCTGTCATGCATCAAACGTCTTAGGAACAATAAATCCTATTGAAGAAATAGGAGAGATCTGTAGAGAAAACGATATCTATTATCTGGTTGATGGAGCTCAATCAACCCCTCACATACCAATAGACGTAGCTAAATATAACTGCGATTTTTTCTGTTTCTCTGGACATAAAATGCTAGGACCTACAGGAATCGGTGTTCTATATTGCAAACAACAACATCTTGATAAAATCAAACCACTTCTAGTTGGCGGTGGAAACGTCTCCAACGTCACCGAAAAAACATTTGATCTAAAAAAAGGACATAAAGGAATTGAAAGTGGAACACCACATATCGCCGGAGCTATCGGCCTAACCAAAGCAATCGAAATACTGAACAAAATAGGCCTTAAAAAAATCCAGAAACACGAACAAAAACTAAACAAAATACTAATCGAAGAACTCGCTGAAATAAACAGTATAGATATACTATATCCAGATATAGATCGGACAGGAGTAATATCATTCAACATAGAAGGACAAGACCCACACCAAACCGCAATACACCTAGACCAAAAAAACATAATCGTAAGGTCAGGAAACCACTGCTCACAACCATTAGTAGAACACCACAACTACAACAAAATACTCCGAACCTCAAACTACCTCTACAACACCGAACAAGAAATAAAAAAACTCACACAAACAATCAAAAAAACAATATAA
- a CDS encoding IS5 family transposase produces MDELPETELYRFVEEIKCLVARKVPRYSSKYSRKDYSLRQHAVLICLKIKKEDTYREIADEAVEMIRIRSELNLDEIPHPSTLCRAFNKLSMKIWRTLLRLSIKKLDLSGAAGIDASGFDRSYASRHYTERTKMKLSSLKTTLLVDVKGAIVDLHVTTTRKHDTKIAPQIVRRNSKLIDVLLGDKGYDDQKLRELCLEKNVTPVIKYKEFTEEHKKLNKELEDYGRRNINECMNSSLKRKYGSHVSSRSWWKQFREITVKCLVQNIEKTINYLAPLNLKTPTKLKRVAT; encoded by the coding sequence TTGGATGAGCTTCCTGAGACAGAGCTTTACAGATTTGTTGAAGAGATTAAATGTTTGGTAGCTAGAAAGGTTCCAAGATATTCTTCCAAATACTCAAGAAAAGACTACAGTTTGAGGCAGCATGCTGTCCTCATCTGTCTAAAAATAAAGAAGGAGGACACCTATAGAGAGATTGCTGACGAAGCTGTAGAGATGATTCGTATTAGAAGCGAACTCAACCTAGACGAGATCCCTCACCCTTCAACACTCTGTAGAGCATTCAATAAACTTTCGATGAAGATATGGAGAACTCTCCTAAGATTGTCCATAAAGAAGCTGGATCTTTCTGGTGCTGCAGGTATCGATGCCTCAGGGTTCGACAGAAGCTATGCATCACGCCATTACACAGAGAGAACCAAAATGAAGTTAAGTTCGTTGAAGACGACGCTCCTCGTAGATGTAAAGGGAGCGATAGTTGACCTTCATGTAACGACAACAAGGAAGCATGACACAAAGATAGCTCCACAGATCGTTAGAAGAAACTCCAAACTTATAGACGTCCTTTTAGGGGACAAGGGATACGACGACCAAAAGTTAAGAGAGCTATGCCTCGAGAAGAATGTAACACCAGTTATAAAATATAAGGAGTTCACAGAGGAGCACAAAAAGCTTAACAAGGAGCTTGAAGACTACGGGAGGAGAAACATAAACGAATGTATGAACTCCTCATTGAAGAGGAAGTACGGCTCCCACGTCAGCTCAAGATCATGGTGGAAACAGTTCAGAGAAATAACAGTAAAATGCCTAGTACAAAACATAGAAAAAACAATAAACTATCTCGCCCCATTAAACCTTAAAACACCAACCAAACTCAAAAGGGTTGCAACATAG